Proteins encoded in a region of the Flammeovirga yaeyamensis genome:
- a CDS encoding glycosyltransferase codes for MSNTPLLTVICLCFNHEGFVEEALKSIKQQTYTNIEIIIVDDASNDRSVDRIKESLQKYRIEATFLALKNNIGNCKAFNKALAIAKGEFVIDFAADDVLLPHRVEDDVACFIKYGKEYACVFSDVEMIDEQGESIKKSYFKRDLDGKLLETVTTGDVYERVLSNPPLFSAPTITFRTSALRRIGGYDETLAYEDFDVWIRLSRNNKFAFYDKINTLKRDLPRSLGKQFYYQRGNQLLKSTLKICLKAHQMNTKKSEDISLSNSVLYHGRIAALTGNNFLAKAYYQLYKKLNKLAFFDKLLLCSIRFNIDWSRFYIWWLQQRKIS; via the coding sequence ATGTCTAATACTCCTTTGTTGACAGTAATATGTTTGTGTTTTAATCATGAAGGGTTCGTAGAAGAAGCATTGAAATCGATAAAACAACAAACTTATACTAATATAGAAATAATTATTGTAGATGATGCTAGTAATGACCGATCTGTTGATCGTATTAAAGAATCATTACAAAAATATAGAATTGAGGCTACTTTTTTAGCATTAAAAAACAACATAGGAAACTGTAAGGCATTCAATAAAGCATTAGCAATTGCAAAGGGCGAATTTGTGATTGATTTTGCTGCTGATGATGTATTGCTACCTCATAGAGTTGAAGACGATGTAGCGTGTTTTATAAAGTATGGGAAGGAATACGCCTGTGTTTTTTCTGATGTTGAAATGATAGATGAACAAGGAGAGAGTATTAAAAAATCCTATTTCAAAAGAGATCTTGATGGTAAATTATTAGAAACAGTAACCACCGGAGATGTATATGAAAGAGTACTGAGTAATCCACCTTTATTTTCAGCACCAACAATTACTTTTAGAACATCGGCATTACGTCGAATAGGAGGGTATGACGAAACGCTAGCTTACGAAGATTTTGATGTATGGATACGTCTATCAAGAAACAATAAGTTCGCGTTTTACGATAAAATCAATACTCTAAAACGAGATTTACCCAGATCTTTGGGAAAACAATTTTATTATCAGAGAGGGAATCAATTACTCAAATCAACATTAAAGATATGTCTGAAGGCCCATCAAATGAATACCAAAAAATCGGAAGATATTTCTTTGAGTAATTCGGTGCTTTATCATGGAAGGATAGCGGCTTTAACGGGAAATAATTTTTTAGCCAAAGCCTATTATCAGTTATATAAAAAACTAAACAAACTAGCTTTTTTTGATAAACTATTATTATGTTCCATTCGGTTCAATATAGACTGGTCGAGGTTTTATATTTGGTGGTTACAGCAACGAAAAATCAGTTAA